In Caloenas nicobarica isolate bCalNic1 chromosome 22, bCalNic1.hap1, whole genome shotgun sequence, the genomic window ACACAGCGTTCGTCTACCAGCCAGATGTGGGTGTGCTTCCACGGGAAGGCGTAATGGTGCCTCGCCAGCCGCTGGAATAGGACCACGGGGCTTGAGCCACCTGAGAGGGCCAGGTGGAACTGCCCAGAGCGTGCCACGGTCCTCCTTGCTGTCTTCTCCATGTCAGAAGCCAGCTGGGAAATCAGGTCCTCAGACCACGCTGACACCAGCGGACTTTGCCGATATTTGGACTGGATCGTCCTGTAATCACTCGGCATCAGCCTGTTGGGGTTCAGCAGTTCCGCTGGCTCTGCCACTGTGAACGCCACCTCCCCGCTCACCATTTCAAAGTCTAAGAGGTGCTGGTTCTCCACGCCCCCCGGGTAGAGGCGCAGGGGCTGGTAGGAAATGCTGTCCAGGAGTGGTGTCCAGAACGCCCAAGAGGCCAGCAGGTTCTCGGTGGTAATGAAGAAGTCCTTCCTGCCATGGTAGATGTTGGAGATGAGGACAGAATACGCATCTCTCTCTTTCACAGGGCTGTACACGTAGTAATCAGACAACGGTTGTCCAAAAATGTGCAAGTCTGACCGACCCActgcttctctccagctgcCTTCTGGCATGACGGGCCTGAAAAGGTTCCTGCTCACAAGCACCGCGGGGGTGTTGAGTGCGCCGTGCCCGATGTAGAAGATGATCTGCTTGGCTTTACATTGGCTGTGCCCTGCATCCCTCAGAGTCTCGCTCTGGGTGCAGTAGGCCCGGTTCTTGAAGAGAACACGGACATAACCTACCCGTTCATCCAGAGCTTTCCCAGaagtgaggaggaaagggaCCCCTTCCCACCGCAGGTTGTCACTGTGAACCAGCACACCTGAAAGGACAGTGATCTCAGCTACCAAATTAAACCAGAACAGCGATCAGACCTGAGGGGGTCTCTATCACATACCCACCATTCTCCTTCCCTAGCTCCCAGAAATCTTGGCATCCACCGTGTCTCCTGCTCCACATTCAGCCCTTTCACAACACCACTGCTCTCCGGCTACCCTACTGTGCTTCCTCCCAGGTAACCGACCTGATTCGCCTCCTTTTATCTTGCAGGAAACCAGTTTCTGAGCATTAATACCTTTCAGACAAAACCTTTAATGTTCAGAAGATGCAGCCCAGCCAGAGATGGCCTTATGGTCTAATCACAGAGAACTGCCAAGGCTTTACCCCTCAGATGCAGAGAGCAACTTGACTTTATGAAAAGGTAAAGGAGTCTGCAGGCCGCTTCTAAAAATAACGCAGAGATCTTATCAAGAATAATGGGACTTAGCTCTTATGCAATGCTTCCCGTTCACTGGATCATTAGTTAACTAACGTGACAACAGTATTATCGTGTTACAGCTCCCGGTCACCATGCTGGCGGATGCCTGGAGACATCCCTGTGTCAGCAGCAAGGTCCAGAGTCATGGAGCTGGTATCAGCGTGCCAGGACTCGCATCTCCTGCTCTCCTCAGCTCTAGACTACTCCCCTCTCCAGGGCCCAGACCAAAGTCTCACCTGCAAAGGTTGGTGTTGTGCTGATGTAGTCTTGTGccttctgcagctcctcctgcactTGGCTGGCATACGCCTGGTACTGACCCAACACGGCGCTGTTTTTCTCCAGGCCCCGCAAGGACTGGAAGGCCTGCAGCTTGCACTGCAAAACCTCTTCGGCCCTGCTCACGTTGGCTGGGAGCTCCATGGTCAGGAACATCAGGACCTCCGTGAGATGGTTCTGCAGCACGTCCCGGATGACTCCGTACTGCTCGTAGAAGCTGGTGCGGCCTGAGGAcaaaggagagggaagatgCTGGTAAACTGATGTGGTTTTCTGGCAGCTTTGCCCTCTGCATGTATAACGTGTGCCAAGGAGAACAAAGACCACAAGCCCTAACTGGTTTGCACCAAGCTCCTCTTCTCCTAGCCCAACTTGAAGgtcctttcaacccaaaccattccacaATACTGTGCTTCTAAGCCTGTCCTCTCCCTCCAGAAGGGCTTCCAAAAGGGTTCTGCTACTAAAATAAAGATAGAAGGTTCCCACAAGACTGCTTGTCCTCCACAGAGCCGGACATAATTCTCCTTTTGGGTGCCTACAGCGCCTAGAACCAGCGGGAGCAATGCTCTTCCCTGATACTTCCCGAGTGcacagagcaggaggcagcttTGCTTTCTTGGACTGCTTGCGCTTTCAGAAGCTGTGGTCAGTGACTGGCAGCAGTATCTAGCTCAAACCTTGAGAGACAAAACATCATGCGGAAAGcgctgcttctctttccctgcctcACTTCTCATGGAGGTGGGAACAGGGGGAGAAGGACAATGCACCGACAAAGAAAGATGCCTTTCTGtagtgcagcagcagcaggctgcaCACTGTGGACTACATCACGGCCATAGGCCTCCTCTATTGATTGATACATTTATCCCCCTTGCTCTAATCCAAAAGCACATTCATTAATGTAATCAATGCTGCAGACTTGCTGGGAGCCAGGCTGCCAGCTGAAGCcgcacaggggaaaaaaagacgtcaaatgaaaaatgacagagCTGTTCAGAGTGGGGAGGGCACAGGGTGTAGCTGGGGCTACGCACAGACACTGTTCTCCCTAAATCTCTCTGCAGTGCGTCCTTCTCCCACAAACAGGCCCAGGGAAGGTCTGGGCTGCCAAACCAAAGATTACTCCGAGTTTGATAAAGTTGCATTAATCGAGTTTGTGGTGgctgaggaaggaagggagcgagtgagggaggaggaagagagaaggtaAAGCAAGTGGAGAAGCAATCCTGATGTTGCAGAACTGAGGGCGCCTGACATCCCCAGAAGTGCTGCGGGTGGCAGTCCAGCCCAGAGCGCTTTATGCtgagcactgcagagcagatGCTGCAGCATTGCAGGGAGGGATTGCAGCCGTGTCCTTCAGCAGGAGACCCATACTAGCAACTCTGCGCTcggattttctttctgcaatgCTCTTTCTTACTacagagaggaagggaaagaaacgGGCAAGCACAGACTGACCTGGGTACCTGGACTGACACCGACTAGCTGATATGAGTAACATCTAGGGAAAAGACACAAGAGCATCTTCCAAAAAACAGTGCAAATGTAAACTCAGTGTGAGCTTGGTAGCTAACAGGACAGGAATACAAAAGGGTTGCTGTTACAACAACCAGACTGCTGCAGCACTGAACCGAAGTGGCCTTAGACTGCATCCACTCCAAATCCAGTGCCTTTTACCAAGATTTGGGATAGAAAGCTAGGTGCAATGCCCCCAGAGctctgcaacagaaaaaagGTCATCACTGGGGATTctgcccctgctcccagccGGACTGCAGTGGGAATCTTCTCTTGGAAGCAGCGACACTACCTGGAATTGAGTCAGTCCCAAGCATAGAAGTGTGAGACGGTCCCTCTCTGTTTCCAGGGAGCAAGGTTTCATTCATCCgctcttttttgtttctgcacCAGTACTACCTTAAGGGCCAATTTCACATAATTAATGAACCTGCCAGTTCTCCTTCTCACTCACTCACCCTAACTCTGCACACTTGCCTCACTAACCTCTAGCATCCACAGTCTCTTTCAGGACAATCTCCACTCTTTCCACGTGATGTCGGTTCCAAATTGGATCCAGAAACTGTCGGTTCTGATCTCGAAAAGGCAGGATATGGGCTACAGCCTGTGAAGGGAAAAATCAAAGACCCAACAAAAATTCATCACATTTCCATGCTACCTCTGCCTCACTGCCCCATCCAACACAGACATGCAGTCAGCTCTGGAGCGCCAGCAGACATGGCACACAGCAGAGTGGgtcagagaagagaaaatcagCAAGACGGCCTGCAGTGATGCACAACGGGGTCTGCCATGACTGTACAGAGCAGACACTGAAGGTCTTTGTGAGGCATCTTGAGGTTCCATGTGAAAAAGGCTGAATTACAAACTGCGAGGCCCTCAGTTTATATCTGTCAAAGGACAAAGGGCTGAGTCAGACCATCCTGGGACTAACATACATTTCCACAGTGCTGAAATATATCAGGTCGGATGCTCACACCACTACAGCCATCTGCTctttttgggagaaaaaaaagaaaaaaaaaaaagcgaagaTATGCCCCCTTTTAGGAGAGATGCTCTCCTTGCAGCTGGACATGCAACCTTCTGAGTAAGATCTGGCCACAGTGCCAcggctggaacaggctcctttCAAAATGTGGCATCACATTCCTCTAAAACAAGGATGGCATGTCCTTGAACACGTTCCCTCCGGGACAATGCAGCTCCTCAgccccagctgtccctgcagcagccggGCCCCCACGCCCCAAGTGGAGCACAGGGCAGGAAGAAACCTCCTCCTAAGCATCCCGCAAAATTAACATCCCATCAGCTCCACATCATATCAAATTAAAAACTGCTTCTAGAAGCCACGGCTAAGCAGAGAGGCCTGTGTGTAATGAGATGGCAGAACTGTGAGAGGGAAAGGGCGTTGCTTATTTGGTGAAATCAAAGCCCTGACCTTGGTGAGCAGCTCAGATGAATTCTGCATCTCTCCTTCATGCACACACACCGTTCACCCCTGGCTTCCCTCTGGAGAGGACACCCTCACCACTCTGCAGGGAGAAAGCCCTGCGTTGGTCTGCAGATCTCCTCTGCTCTGTAAGGGGATGCACAGCAGAGGACAAGAATAACAGTGCAGGACTCTATAAGCAAAGGGAGGCTTGGGACCACACTCAGTGGCTCTGCCTGAATTGGAAAGGGGAACAACACTCTCACTAACCGCAGAGCTGACATCCAACGCTCTCCCAGCAGCTAAGTCCCTCAGCCTGGCAGGGGGCTGTGCTTTGCAAGCCGCTCACCTGTTTGCCAAGGTAGTGGTCCACCCGGAACATCTCCTCTTCCCTGAAGAAGCTTGTCAGCTCGGCGGCCAGCTGCTGGGCGGACTCCAGGTCGTGGCCAAAAGGTTTCTCCAGCACCACGCGCAGCCAGGCTCCCGGCGGtggtctgcagctgctgttgatgTGGCGGGCGATCTCCGTGTAGGCAAACGGTGGTACTGAGAAGTAGAAGATCCTTCCAGCTTCCTTCAGCCCCTCCTGGCGAAGCAGCGTCTCAATCTCTCTGTTCAGCGCCGTGTAGTTTTCGGCAGTCTTCAGCTGGTGGTATTGGCTGAGCTTCAGGAATTGGTCCTTGAGCACGGCACATCTGTTGGGAGCTTCATCTGGGGGACAGGCCAGCTTCTTCAGCACATCAAACATCAGCCTCTGCCCCGGCTCCAGAGCTGTCAGTGCGGCCCCATGGAACGTGAAGCTGTGGCCGCTGCTCACTTGGTCCATGTAGAGTTGGAACAGGCCCTGCCACAAGTACTTCTTGGCCAAATCGCCTGTGGCTCCCAGCAAGACCACCGAGATGTGGCCCTGGGATCCCTCGGCCAGTGACGGCAAGGCTCCCACGAACAACACTGCACACAGGACTCTTCTCAGCATCTTGGAAGAGAGGAGGTAGACCCAGGAACACTAGAGGACGGGATTAAAACCAAAAGTCTGT contains:
- the H6PD gene encoding GDH/6PGL endoplasmic bifunctional protein, with the translated sequence MSVLRWMVDKKGQTVIHTSLSLLLTKGTTCLILLAHLTIDQRTCRTLSHWRREICALEGCGEDKFPAAFATAVSVKVQCSWVYLLSSKMLRRVLCAVLFVGALPSLAEGSQGHISVVLLGATGDLAKKYLWQGLFQLYMDQVSSGHSFTFHGAALTALEPGQRLMFDVLKKLACPPDEAPNRCAVLKDQFLKLSQYHQLKTAENYTALNREIETLLRQEGLKEAGRIFYFSVPPFAYTEIARHINSSCRPPPGAWLRVVLEKPFGHDLESAQQLAAELTSFFREEEMFRVDHYLGKQAVAHILPFRDQNRQFLDPIWNRHHVERVEIVLKETVDARGRTSFYEQYGVIRDVLQNHLTEVLMFLTMELPANVSRAEEVLQCKLQAFQSLRGLEKNSAVLGQYQAYASQVQEELQKAQDYISTTPTFAGVLVHSDNLRWEGVPFLLTSGKALDERVGYVRVLFKNRAYCTQSETLRDAGHSQCKAKQIIFYIGHGALNTPAVLVSRNLFRPVMPEGSWREAVGRSDLHIFGQPLSDYYVYSPVKERDAYSVLISNIYHGRKDFFITTENLLASWAFWTPLLDSISYQPLRLYPGGVENQHLLDFEMVSGEVAFTVAEPAELLNPNRLMPSDYRTIQSKYRQSPLVSAWSEDLISQLASDMEKTARRTVARSGQFHLALSGGSSPVVLFQRLARHHYAFPWKHTHIWLVDERCVPLTDTESNFFSLHNHLLQNVRVPYFNVHPMPVHLNQRLCVEEDRGAELYAKEIVALVANASFDLVLLGVGSDGHTASLFPRSDNGLEGAQAVVLTESPVKPHQRMSLSLPLINKARQVFVLVLGKGKHDITTLLSRVGHEPRKWPVSGVSPSSGQLVWYVDYEALLG